A genomic segment from Gorilla gorilla gorilla isolate KB3781 chromosome 3, NHGRI_mGorGor1-v2.1_pri, whole genome shotgun sequence encodes:
- the PPBP gene encoding platelet basic protein, which translates to MSLRLDTTPSCNSARPLHALQVLLLLSLLLTALASSTKRQTKRNLAKGKEESLDSELYAELRCMCIKTTSGIHPKNIQSLEVIGKGTHCNQVEVIATLKDGRKICLDPDAPRIKKIVQKKLAGDESAD; encoded by the exons ATGAGCCTCAGACTTGATACCACCCCTTCCTGTAACAGTGCGAGACCACTTCATGCCTTGCAGGTGCTGCTGCTTCTGTCGTTGCTGCTGACTGCTCTGGCTTCCTCCACCAAAAGACAAACTAAGAGAAACTTGGCGAAAGGCAAAG AGGAAAGTCTAGACAGTGAGTTGTATGCTGAACTCCGCTGCATGTGTATAAAGACAACCTCTGGAATTCATCCCAAAAACATCCAAAGTTTGGAAGTGATCGGGAAAGGAACCCACTGCAACCAAGTCGAAGTGAT AGCCACACTGAAGGATGGGAGGAAAATCTGCCTGGACCCAGATGCTCCCAGAATCAAGAAAATTGTACAGAAAAAATTGGCAGGTGATGAATCTGCTGATTAA
- the CXCL5 gene encoding C-X-C motif chemokine 5: MSLLSSRAARVPGPSSSLGALLVLLLLLTPPGPIASAGPAAAVLRELRCVCLQTTQGVHPKMISNLQVFAIGPQCSKVEVVASLKNGKEICLDPEAPFLKKVIQKILDGGNKEN; this comes from the exons ATGAGCCTCCTGTCCAGCCGCGCGGCCCGTGTCCCCGGTCCTTCGAGCTCCTTGGGCGCGCTgttggtgctgctgctgctgctgacgcCGCCAGGGCCCATCGCCAGCG ctGGTCCTGCCGCTGCTGTGTTGAGAGAGCTGCGTTGCGTTTGTTTACAGACCACGCAGGGAGTTCATCCCAAAATGATCAGTAATCTGCAAGTGTTCGCCATAGGCCCACAGTGCTCCAAGGTGGAAGTGGT agCCTCCCTGAAGAACGGGAAGGAAATTTGTCTTGATCCAGAAGCCCCTTTTCTAAAGAAAGTCATCCAGAAAATTTTGGACGG TGGAAACAAGGAAAACTGA